In Ochrobactrum sp. Marseille-Q0166, a single genomic region encodes these proteins:
- the lpxD gene encoding UDP-3-O-(3-hydroxymyristoyl)glucosamine N-acyltransferase yields MADPIFFKPSRELTIGDIADFTGASLRNPKLAPRSVARLASLSDASDDALVFVDGKRNAAALSGMKAAGVLCSDDVADSVPADIAVLVTKNPQRDFSSVGRMLFPVSVRPESWLGETGISSSAFIHPSAKIEAGATIEAGASIGKNVSIGSGTLIASTAVIGEGCQIGRDSYIAPGVTIQFAMIGNRVSLHPGVRIGQDGFGYVPGPRGLEKVPQLGRVILQDDVEIGANTTIDRGALSDTFIGEGTKIDNLVQIAHNVRFGRFCVVAAHCGISGSCVIGDQTMLGGSVGLADHVVIGSRVQIAAGSGVMNDIPDGERWGGVPARPIKQWFRDIANIRSIGKPKKEHSSDE; encoded by the coding sequence ATGGCAGATCCCATTTTCTTCAAGCCTTCTCGTGAACTCACGATTGGCGATATTGCAGATTTTACCGGTGCAAGCCTTCGCAATCCGAAGCTTGCACCGCGTTCTGTTGCACGTTTGGCATCTTTGAGTGATGCAAGCGATGATGCGCTTGTTTTTGTCGATGGCAAAAGGAATGCAGCGGCTCTTTCCGGCATGAAAGCCGCTGGCGTCTTGTGTTCGGACGATGTTGCTGACAGTGTTCCGGCTGATATTGCTGTACTGGTCACCAAAAATCCGCAGCGTGATTTTTCTTCCGTTGGACGTATGCTTTTTCCTGTTTCGGTGCGGCCTGAGAGCTGGCTGGGTGAAACAGGTATTTCGTCCTCTGCCTTTATTCATCCCTCCGCGAAAATTGAAGCTGGTGCGACTATTGAAGCCGGGGCTTCTATTGGAAAAAATGTCAGTATTGGCTCCGGGACACTGATTGCATCCACAGCTGTTATTGGCGAAGGCTGCCAGATTGGACGCGATAGTTATATTGCGCCCGGTGTGACTATTCAGTTTGCGATGATTGGTAATCGTGTCTCGTTGCATCCGGGCGTACGTATCGGGCAGGATGGTTTTGGATATGTTCCGGGACCGCGTGGTCTTGAAAAAGTGCCGCAGCTCGGCCGTGTCATTCTTCAGGATGATGTAGAAATTGGTGCGAATACAACGATTGATCGCGGCGCCTTGAGCGATACTTTCATCGGTGAGGGTACCAAGATCGATAATCTGGTGCAGATAGCACATAATGTACGGTTTGGCAGGTTCTGTGTTGTCGCTGCGCATTGCGGCATTTCGGGAAGTTGCGTGATCGGCGATCAAACAATGCTTGGTGGCAGCGTAGGGCTTGCCGATCATGTGGTTATCGGTTCGCGCGTGCAGATTGCTGCGGGAAGCGGCGTTATGAATGACATACCCGATGGCGAGCGTTGGGGGGGCGTCCCTGCTCGACCAATAAAGCAGTGGTTCCGCGATATCGCAAATATTCGGAGCATCGGGAAACCCAAGAAGGAGCACTCCTCTGATGAGTGA
- a CDS encoding ComEC/Rec2 family competence protein codes for MTGAREAQEISERAFVKDMPEGLTRALMPAPWRANALEEIRPAALPKRVLRPSERARALLAAAWLNLSQALSREVGRGIFFLLFPVMMGVGAVIYFTLSFEPDWVPLLSTLTAVFILRFFVRKRFLLSQLLTLVIALQLGMIAGKFETERRSTQLLGSEVTTRVIGRVAGLEYRDNGSWRVTLDLLETQRPKLRYAPQRIRITARDIPAKTKIGSGLTGFARLRVPSGPVRPGNYDFAFHAYFGGIGANGFFLGTPKIADVSGPTDMTAKIASSIAQLRVHVSERIAEVLSGEDGSVAAALIAGERAGISEETNEDLRKAGLAHILSISGLHMVLAAGVVMMALRSLFALMPGFSARYPVKKFAAFLSLLSCTFYLAMSGADVAAQRSYVMIVVMLCALLADRAAISMRNLAIASVAMIAISPHEILGPSFQMSFSATAGLIAAFAWWSDRKARNQTSRENRRAVPRGFLSKMLVPAVATGATSIVAGVASGIFAAYHFNNTAPLGLVGNVLALPVISILVMPFAVLSLVLMPLQLDWLPLQIMGFGVLLVRHIASLVASFSPDGNPGVMPASTLILWTVALVIAVVSTTWLRWLALPFVITGLFVFIRTPLPDILVSEDAKFVAVRLPDGNFAANRSRPPKFTGQNWQTAYLIETFIPPQIVKKQKPVSTNDAFVCEEGVCTIPLRDGRMFAYTAQEEMKDIACNIGEIVVLAIASKNLNCPRSDVLLIDRQELALKGTLELRLGKRLSSDASASARSAKHDHSKDDKIYRFAVIQPRNLAGYSDSLSFAVDAPTRPWHLHRLYSRAARGLPDREHQKKSRNDQSSDFQAAPDFKETTEPL; via the coding sequence ATGACGGGCGCAAGGGAAGCACAGGAGATCAGTGAACGGGCATTTGTCAAAGACATGCCCGAAGGATTGACCCGTGCTTTGATGCCTGCTCCGTGGCGTGCGAACGCTCTCGAAGAAATCCGCCCTGCCGCACTTCCAAAGCGAGTTCTAAGGCCTTCTGAACGCGCGCGCGCGTTATTAGCCGCCGCGTGGTTAAATCTGAGCCAAGCTCTGAGTCGGGAGGTAGGGCGCGGGATATTTTTCCTTCTGTTTCCCGTGATGATGGGTGTGGGAGCAGTTATCTATTTCACGCTTTCCTTCGAGCCTGACTGGGTGCCGCTTCTTTCGACCCTGACAGCGGTCTTTATATTGCGTTTTTTTGTGCGCAAACGCTTCTTGTTATCGCAATTGCTGACGCTCGTCATAGCTCTACAGCTCGGCATGATAGCCGGGAAATTCGAAACTGAGCGACGAAGCACGCAATTGTTGGGTTCAGAGGTTACAACGCGCGTTATTGGGCGAGTGGCTGGTCTCGAATATCGCGACAATGGCAGCTGGCGTGTGACGCTTGATCTGCTTGAAACGCAGAGGCCGAAGCTTCGCTACGCACCGCAACGCATCCGCATTACTGCGCGCGATATACCGGCCAAGACGAAGATTGGTAGCGGCCTAACCGGCTTTGCGCGCCTGAGGGTACCTTCGGGACCTGTGCGGCCGGGAAATTACGATTTTGCCTTCCATGCTTATTTCGGCGGTATCGGCGCTAATGGCTTCTTTCTCGGAACACCAAAGATTGCCGACGTGTCAGGACCAACCGACATGACGGCAAAAATTGCCAGTTCCATTGCTCAACTACGTGTGCATGTTTCGGAACGTATTGCGGAAGTGCTCTCTGGTGAGGATGGCAGTGTTGCCGCAGCGCTTATTGCCGGTGAGCGAGCAGGGATCAGCGAAGAAACGAATGAGGATCTGCGCAAGGCAGGTCTGGCGCATATCTTGTCGATTTCCGGCCTACATATGGTGCTGGCCGCCGGCGTTGTGATGATGGCGTTGAGATCGCTGTTTGCTCTGATGCCGGGGTTTAGCGCCCGATATCCGGTCAAAAAGTTTGCGGCTTTTCTCTCGCTTCTAAGCTGCACATTCTATCTGGCCATGTCGGGTGCGGATGTTGCGGCACAGCGCAGTTACGTCATGATTGTCGTGATGCTCTGCGCATTGCTGGCTGACCGTGCTGCCATCAGTATGCGCAATCTTGCGATTGCGTCTGTTGCGATGATCGCAATTTCACCGCATGAGATTCTTGGGCCAAGCTTTCAAATGTCTTTTTCCGCAACTGCTGGCTTGATCGCTGCATTTGCCTGGTGGAGTGACAGGAAAGCACGCAATCAAACGTCTCGCGAAAATCGGCGTGCTGTGCCGCGTGGGTTTCTATCCAAAATGCTCGTTCCAGCGGTGGCGACGGGAGCAACATCGATTGTTGCCGGTGTAGCAAGTGGCATCTTTGCCGCCTATCATTTCAACAATACCGCACCCTTAGGCCTGGTCGGGAACGTATTGGCCTTGCCGGTTATCTCGATCCTTGTGATGCCCTTTGCAGTGCTGAGCTTGGTGTTGATGCCATTGCAGCTTGATTGGCTACCACTACAGATTATGGGATTTGGCGTCCTATTAGTCAGGCATATAGCGAGTTTGGTTGCTAGCTTTTCTCCTGACGGCAATCCGGGCGTCATGCCTGCAAGCACGCTTATCCTCTGGACTGTAGCGCTTGTTATCGCGGTTGTTTCCACGACATGGTTGCGATGGCTGGCTTTACCCTTTGTTATTACTGGTCTTTTCGTTTTTATACGAACGCCATTGCCGGATATTCTCGTTAGCGAGGATGCAAAATTTGTAGCCGTGCGCCTACCCGATGGCAATTTTGCCGCAAATCGCAGCAGGCCGCCAAAATTCACAGGTCAAAACTGGCAGACTGCCTATCTGATCGAAACGTTTATTCCGCCGCAGATTGTAAAAAAGCAGAAGCCGGTATCCACCAATGATGCGTTTGTCTGCGAAGAGGGAGTTTGTACCATTCCTCTACGAGACGGGCGAATGTTTGCCTATACTGCGCAAGAGGAGATGAAGGATATTGCCTGCAATATTGGCGAGATTGTCGTTCTTGCGATAGCAAGCAAAAACCTCAATTGCCCGCGCTCCGATGTTTTACTGATCGACCGGCAGGAACTCGCTCTCAAAGGAACCCTTGAGCTCAGGCTTGGGAAACGTTTATCATCAGACGCGAGTGCATCAGCCAGATCAGCGAAACATGATCACAGCAAAGACGATAAAATCTATCGTTTTGCAGTCATCCAACCACGAAACTTAGCTGGCTATTCTGATAGTCTCAGCTTCGCAGTGGATGCGCCTACGCGGCCATGGCACCTGCATCGTCTGTATTCGAGAGCGGCACGAGGATTACCGGATCGCGAACATCAGAAGAAGTCTCGCAACGATCAATCTTCTGATTTTCAGGCGGCTCCCGACTTTAAGGAGACGACAGAGCCGCTCTGA
- the lpxB gene encoding lipid-A-disaccharide synthase, which produces MSKTSRPLKIAIVAGEESGDLLGADLIDALRGQTDRLVDIVGVGGDHLAERGLKTFFDPHEIALMGLGAILKNLPGLILRIRQTARRIVAEKPDCVLLIDSPDFTHRVAKKIRAADPSIPIVKYIAPSVWAWRPQRAKAMRAYVDHVLTVLPFEVEVMKRLNGPQSTYVGHRLSSYAPIVKIQATQRAAEAQRWPDGARCLLLLPGSRRGEIQTLMEPFGKAVEELSKRVEKLEVILPTLPRVEEMVRELSKDWAVKPLIVTGDEAKWDAFARADAALAASGTVSLELALSRIPTILSYKADWFARQFLLSKITIWSAALPNIIADEPVVPEFFNESVRPGNLARYVDKLMQKTPSRQAQLDGFDKVISIMATDRPSGEIGAKVLLDLAENGRKR; this is translated from the coding sequence TTGAGCAAAACCAGTCGGCCATTGAAAATTGCGATCGTGGCCGGAGAGGAATCAGGCGATCTGCTCGGTGCTGATTTGATAGATGCTCTTCGTGGTCAGACAGATCGGCTTGTCGATATTGTCGGTGTTGGAGGCGATCATCTTGCCGAACGTGGATTAAAAACGTTTTTCGATCCGCATGAAATAGCACTCATGGGCCTCGGTGCAATTCTTAAGAATCTGCCTGGTCTCATCCTGCGCATCCGGCAGACTGCAAGGCGGATCGTTGCTGAAAAGCCCGATTGCGTGCTGCTGATAGATAGTCCGGATTTCACGCATCGGGTTGCAAAGAAAATCCGTGCGGCTGATCCGTCAATTCCCATTGTAAAATATATAGCGCCAAGTGTCTGGGCCTGGCGTCCGCAGCGTGCAAAAGCGATGCGTGCCTATGTCGACCATGTGCTGACGGTGTTGCCGTTTGAAGTCGAAGTCATGAAACGACTTAACGGACCGCAATCGACTTATGTCGGCCATCGCCTCAGCAGCTATGCACCGATTGTGAAAATACAGGCTACGCAGCGCGCTGCTGAAGCGCAACGCTGGCCTGATGGTGCACGTTGTCTGCTATTGCTTCCGGGATCTCGCCGTGGCGAAATCCAGACGCTTATGGAACCCTTCGGCAAGGCTGTAGAAGAGCTGTCAAAGCGTGTCGAAAAGCTTGAGGTCATTCTACCTACATTGCCGCGCGTTGAGGAAATGGTGCGTGAGCTTTCCAAGGATTGGGCCGTGAAGCCGCTTATCGTGACCGGAGATGAAGCCAAGTGGGATGCCTTTGCACGTGCAGATGCAGCACTGGCCGCGTCGGGTACGGTTTCACTGGAGCTTGCGCTGTCGCGCATCCCGACCATTTTGTCTTACAAGGCTGATTGGTTTGCACGCCAGTTTTTACTGTCCAAGATTACGATCTGGAGCGCAGCTCTTCCGAATATAATCGCTGACGAACCGGTGGTGCCTGAGTTTTTCAATGAATCGGTACGGCCGGGCAATCTCGCTCGTTACGTCGACAAGCTTATGCAGAAAACGCCGTCGCGGCAGGCGCAGCTTGATGGCTTTGACAAAGTGATATCAATTATGGCCACTGACCGACCTTCTGGTGAGATCGGAGCAAAGGTCTTGCTCGATTTGGCTGAAAACGGCAGGAAACGCTAA
- the lexA gene encoding transcriptional repressor LexA: MLTRKQHELLLFIHERLKETGIPPSFDEMKEALDLASKSGIHRLITALEERGFIRRLPNRARALEVLRLPDSIAPGLNSQKKFAPSVIEGSLGKAPPPPPTRPTPVIAENDSSTMVSVPMMGRIAAGVPISAIQNQTHSLSLPPEMLGSGEHYALEVKGDSMIDAGIFDGDTVIIKRGDTANPGEIVVALVDDEEATLKRFRRKGASIALEAANPAYETRIFGPDRVRVQGKLIGLIRRY; this comes from the coding sequence ATGTTAACCCGTAAGCAGCACGAACTTCTGCTGTTCATTCATGAACGTCTTAAAGAGACGGGCATCCCTCCGTCCTTTGACGAAATGAAAGAAGCTCTTGATCTGGCTTCTAAGTCAGGCATTCATCGTCTCATCACGGCCTTGGAAGAACGCGGCTTTATCCGCAGGCTTCCTAATCGGGCGCGCGCGCTGGAGGTGCTTCGTTTACCAGATTCGATAGCACCGGGCTTGAACTCTCAAAAGAAGTTCGCTCCGAGCGTCATCGAAGGAAGCCTCGGCAAAGCTCCCCCTCCTCCGCCGACGCGCCCAACTCCAGTTATTGCGGAGAATGATTCCTCCACAATGGTTTCTGTACCCATGATGGGACGCATAGCTGCCGGTGTGCCGATCTCGGCAATCCAGAATCAGACACACTCACTGAGCCTTCCTCCAGAAATGCTGGGCTCCGGTGAACACTACGCTTTGGAAGTCAAAGGCGATTCGATGATCGACGCCGGTATTTTTGATGGCGACACAGTGATCATTAAGCGCGGTGATACAGCCAATCCGGGTGAAATCGTCGTCGCACTGGTCGATGATGAAGAAGCAACTTTGAAGCGTTTTCGCCGCAAAGGCGCTTCCATTGCCTTGGAAGCAGCGAATCCGGCTTACGAAACCCGCATTTTCGGCCCCGATCGTGTGCGCGTGCAGGGTAAACTAATCGGCCTGATCCGGCGTTACTAG
- the fabZ gene encoding 3-hydroxyacyl-ACP dehydratase FabZ, which translates to MSEANQKLETADIQAVLRALPHRYPFLLIDRIINIDGDQSATGIKNVTINEPHFTGHFPDKPIMPGVLIIEAMAQTAGAITVLKNGSDAPSLVYFMTIDKAKFRRPVVPGDQLHLHVKKIKQRGNISKYECVAEVDGVKVAEAEVAAMVGVAEEKA; encoded by the coding sequence ATGAGTGAAGCTAATCAGAAGCTGGAAACCGCGGACATTCAGGCTGTTTTGCGCGCGCTCCCGCACCGTTATCCGTTTTTGCTGATCGATCGTATTATCAATATTGACGGTGATCAGTCGGCGACGGGCATCAAAAATGTTACGATTAATGAGCCGCATTTTACCGGCCATTTTCCCGACAAACCAATCATGCCCGGCGTTCTGATCATCGAGGCCATGGCGCAAACAGCGGGTGCAATTACAGTTCTCAAAAATGGTTCTGATGCGCCAAGCCTTGTTTATTTCATGACAATCGACAAAGCCAAGTTTCGTCGGCCAGTAGTTCCAGGTGATCAGCTTCACCTTCACGTGAAGAAGATTAAACAACGCGGAAATATTTCTAAATATGAATGCGTGGCGGAAGTTGATGGTGTAAAGGTTGCCGAGGCTGAAGTCGCCGCTATGGTTGGCGTAGCCGAAGAGAAGGCATGA
- a CDS encoding LpxI family protein, which yields MTVTTIDSAKNAVKCQRTAIIAGNGLLPIKVAEALKADGNPPFMLPLRGEADTSLYEYEHQEIAAIDFGMLIRAMRSAGVTQVVLAGGLRNRPHLSDLKLNLPTIRAVRYVLTALGQGDDALLRAFMRLLERYGFKMVGAHEVVPDLLSPTPPRVITRLTPDSRERRNVVLAMEAALRLGELDVGQGAIAAGGRVVALEGAEGTDEMIERVYALRMSGRIPKRGGVLVKMAKPRQDERADLPAIGVSTVDNAARAGLSGIAIEAGRTFILGLGETMAAANEKGLFIETISRNQRDLAR from the coding sequence ATGACGGTGACGACGATTGATAGCGCGAAGAACGCCGTAAAGTGCCAACGCACAGCCATTATTGCTGGCAATGGCCTTTTGCCCATTAAAGTGGCTGAAGCTCTGAAGGCGGACGGAAATCCGCCTTTTATGCTTCCACTGCGTGGTGAGGCCGATACCTCGCTCTATGAGTATGAACATCAGGAAATTGCAGCGATTGATTTTGGTATGCTCATCCGTGCCATGCGGTCGGCTGGCGTCACTCAAGTTGTCCTTGCCGGTGGTCTTCGTAATCGTCCGCATCTGAGTGATCTCAAACTCAATCTTCCGACGATCAGGGCCGTGCGCTATGTTCTGACCGCACTTGGTCAGGGCGATGATGCGTTACTGCGTGCTTTCATGCGTCTGCTTGAGCGCTATGGCTTCAAGATGGTTGGAGCGCACGAGGTTGTTCCTGATCTTTTGTCACCGACACCGCCAAGAGTGATCACGCGTCTGACGCCTGATTCTCGGGAGCGCCGGAATGTTGTGCTTGCGATGGAGGCCGCGCTTCGTCTTGGTGAACTGGATGTCGGGCAGGGCGCAATTGCTGCCGGTGGCCGCGTCGTGGCGCTCGAAGGTGCAGAAGGCACTGACGAAATGATCGAGCGTGTTTACGCGCTTCGTATGTCAGGTCGTATTCCAAAACGTGGCGGCGTACTTGTCAAGATGGCCAAGCCGCGCCAGGATGAGCGTGCCGATCTGCCGGCAATCGGCGTCTCAACTGTGGACAATGCAGCCCGTGCTGGCTTGTCCGGCATTGCAATAGAAGCTGGCCGCACTTTCATTCTGGGCCTTGGTGAAACCATGGCAGCAGCCAATGAAAAAGGCCTTTTCATCGAGACGATCAGTCGAAACCAAAGGGATTTAGCACGTTGA
- the lpxA gene encoding acyl-ACP--UDP-N-acetylglucosamine O-acyltransferase, with amino-acid sequence MKETFIHPTALVESGVELGQGVSVGPFCHVQSGAVIGDNSELMSHVVISDAVRLGANAKVYPHAVLGCDPQNGKHKGGPTTLVVGENCLVREGVTMHRGSDSSRGYTSVGNNCQFLAYAHVAHDCDVGDHVTFANNVMIGGHVEIGHHAILGGGSAVHQFTRVGHHAFVGGMAALAHDLIPYGSAIGNHAYLGGLNIIGMKRSGMQRKDIHNLRHAVHMLFDRTKPVRERAQDVLKAIPDSDEVADLISFILVENKRAYCTPPLGSSVGGAMDDGDDD; translated from the coding sequence ATGAAGGAAACTTTTATCCACCCTACCGCTCTCGTAGAGTCGGGTGTGGAACTTGGGCAGGGCGTATCCGTCGGTCCTTTTTGTCACGTACAGTCTGGCGCCGTTATTGGCGATAATTCTGAACTGATGAGTCATGTCGTGATCAGCGACGCTGTTCGTCTTGGCGCTAACGCCAAGGTGTATCCGCATGCTGTTCTGGGTTGCGACCCACAGAACGGTAAGCACAAGGGTGGTCCGACGACGCTTGTCGTCGGTGAGAATTGCCTTGTGCGTGAAGGCGTCACCATGCATCGCGGTTCAGATAGCAGCCGTGGTTACACGAGTGTTGGCAATAACTGCCAGTTTCTCGCTTATGCTCACGTCGCGCATGATTGCGATGTGGGTGATCATGTCACGTTTGCCAATAACGTCATGATTGGCGGCCATGTTGAAATCGGTCATCATGCGATTCTCGGCGGCGGTTCGGCTGTTCATCAGTTCACGCGTGTTGGTCATCATGCTTTTGTTGGGGGTATGGCGGCGCTGGCCCATGATCTCATTCCTTACGGCAGTGCGATCGGCAACCATGCTTATCTTGGCGGTTTGAACATAATCGGAATGAAGCGTTCCGGTATGCAGCGCAAGGATATTCATAATCTGCGCCATGCAGTCCATATGTTGTTTGATCGCACCAAGCCAGTACGTGAGCGTGCACAGGACGTCTTGAAAGCCATCCCTGATTCTGATGAGGTGGCTGATCTTATCTCCTTCATTCTAGTGGAAAATAAGCGCGCTTATTGCACGCCGCCGCTTGGCTCATCGGTAGGTGGAGCGATGGATGACGGTGACGACGATTGA
- the gltX gene encoding glutamate--tRNA ligase encodes MSKPVVTRFAPSPTGYLHIGGARTALFNWLYAKHTGGKMLLRIEDTDRERSTDAATAAILDGLNWLGLDWDGDAISQFERAPRHREVAEELVANGKAYYCYATPEELEEMREKARAEGRPPRYDGRWRDRDPSEAPAGVKPVIRIKAPREGETLVRDAVQGDVRFPNKDLDDFIILRSDGTPTYMHAVVVDDHDMGVTHIIRGDDHLTNAARQTVIYDAMGWEVPQMSHIPLIHGADGAKLSKRHGALGVDAYRAMGYLPEALRNYLVRLGWSHGDDEIMSTEQMIEWFDVTDINKGAARFDFQKLEAINGLYMRASDDKALFDALIAVLPEIEGGKELQASLDEKGRAQLLTAMPGLKDRAKTLVELVDGAKFIFAKRPLAFDEKAASLLNDEGRQVLKAVLPHVESVTEWTVDALDAAVRAHAEAVGLKLGKVAQPLRAALTGRATSPGVFDVLFVLGREESLARIKDQIV; translated from the coding sequence ATGTCGAAACCGGTCGTCACCCGTTTTGCCCCTTCACCCACGGGTTATCTGCATATTGGCGGAGCTCGAACGGCTCTTTTCAATTGGCTTTATGCAAAGCACACCGGCGGCAAGATGCTGCTGCGCATCGAAGATACAGATCGCGAACGCTCCACCGATGCCGCCACAGCAGCAATTCTGGACGGCCTGAATTGGCTTGGTCTTGATTGGGATGGCGATGCAATTTCCCAATTTGAGCGTGCTCCACGTCACCGTGAAGTGGCCGAAGAACTTGTTGCCAATGGCAAAGCCTATTATTGCTACGCAACGCCGGAGGAGCTTGAGGAAATGCGCGAAAAGGCACGCGCTGAAGGCCGTCCGCCGCGCTATGATGGCCGCTGGCGTGACCGAGACCCTTCCGAGGCACCTGCAGGCGTAAAGCCCGTTATTCGAATCAAGGCTCCGAGAGAAGGTGAAACCCTTGTGCGCGACGCTGTTCAGGGTGATGTTCGCTTCCCGAACAAAGACCTTGATGATTTCATCATCCTGCGTTCCGACGGTACACCGACCTATATGCACGCAGTTGTCGTCGACGACCACGATATGGGCGTCACCCACATTATCCGCGGCGATGACCATCTGACCAACGCTGCGCGGCAGACCGTGATTTATGATGCGATGGGCTGGGAAGTCCCCCAAATGTCGCATATCCCGCTCATTCATGGTGCAGACGGCGCCAAGCTCTCCAAGCGCCACGGCGCGCTGGGCGTTGATGCCTATCGCGCCATGGGATATCTGCCAGAAGCACTTCGCAACTATCTCGTCCGTCTGGGCTGGAGTCATGGCGATGACGAAATCATGTCGACCGAACAAATGATCGAGTGGTTTGACGTCACTGACATCAACAAAGGGGCTGCACGTTTTGATTTCCAGAAGCTCGAAGCGATCAATGGCCTTTACATGCGCGCCAGCGACGACAAGGCTCTCTTTGATGCACTGATCGCCGTATTGCCGGAAATCGAAGGCGGCAAAGAACTGCAAGCTTCCCTTGATGAAAAGGGTCGCGCTCAGCTGCTTACCGCAATGCCCGGTCTTAAAGATCGCGCAAAGACACTGGTTGAACTTGTCGATGGTGCGAAATTCATCTTCGCAAAACGTCCGCTTGCATTTGACGAAAAGGCCGCGTCCCTGCTCAATGACGAAGGTCGCCAAGTTCTGAAAGCTGTCCTTCCACATGTGGAGTCAGTTACTGAATGGACTGTAGACGCGCTTGATGCGGCTGTTCGTGCGCATGCAGAAGCCGTAGGTCTGAAGCTTGGCAAGGTAGCACAACCACTGCGCGCTGCCCTTACAGGCCGCGCTACATCTCCAGGTGTATTCGATGTACTTTTTGTGCTTGGCCGTGAAGAGTCACTTGCACGCATAAAAGATCAAATCGTTTGA
- the gltA gene encoding citrate synthase translates to MSDKTASFTLDGKTFDLPVRQGTVGPDVVDIGPLYKNAHAFTYDPGFTSTASCESKITYIDGDEGVLLYRGYPIDQLAEHGDFLETCYLLLYGELPTATQKADFDYRVTRHTMIHEQMTKFFTGFRRDAHPMAVIVGCVGAMSAFYHDSTDITDPHQRMVASIRLIAKVPTLAAMAYKYHIGQPFMYPKNDLDFASNFLHMCFGVPCEEYKVNPVLARAMDRIFILHADHEQNASTSTVRLAGSSGANPFACIAAGVACLWGPAHGGANEAALNMLAEIGSVDRIPEFIARAKDKNDPFRLMGFGHRVYKNYDPRAKIMQKTCHEVLSELGIKDDPLLDVALELEKIALTDEYFIEKKLYPNIDFYSGITLKALGFPTEMFTVLFALARTVGWVAQWKEMIEDPQQKIGRPRQLYTGAQERDYVPVAKRK, encoded by the coding sequence ATGTCAGATAAGACAGCTAGCTTTACCCTCGACGGCAAAACGTTTGACCTGCCTGTACGACAAGGCACTGTCGGGCCGGATGTCGTTGATATCGGTCCACTTTATAAGAATGCCCACGCTTTCACTTACGATCCAGGCTTCACTTCAACCGCTTCTTGCGAATCCAAGATCACCTATATCGACGGCGATGAAGGCGTGTTGCTGTATCGTGGATATCCGATTGATCAGCTAGCTGAACATGGTGACTTCCTTGAAACCTGCTACCTTCTACTTTATGGCGAACTGCCTACGGCGACCCAGAAGGCCGATTTCGATTATCGTGTGACCCGTCACACCATGATCCATGAGCAGATGACGAAGTTCTTCACCGGTTTCCGTCGTGATGCGCATCCAATGGCCGTCATCGTCGGCTGCGTCGGCGCAATGTCGGCATTCTATCACGACTCGACCGATATTACCGATCCGCATCAGCGCATGGTTGCTTCGATCCGCCTGATCGCCAAGGTGCCTACCCTTGCTGCAATGGCTTATAAGTACCATATCGGCCAGCCATTCATGTATCCGAAGAACGACCTCGATTTTGCGTCGAACTTCCTGCACATGTGCTTTGGTGTGCCTTGCGAAGAATACAAGGTTAATCCAGTTCTGGCGCGCGCTATGGATCGCATCTTCATCTTGCACGCTGACCACGAACAGAACGCTTCGACATCGACCGTTCGTCTTGCTGGTTCTTCAGGTGCAAACCCATTTGCATGTATCGCTGCTGGCGTTGCATGTCTCTGGGGTCCTGCGCATGGCGGTGCCAATGAAGCAGCACTCAACATGCTGGCGGAAATTGGTTCTGTTGACCGCATTCCGGAATTCATTGCCCGCGCAAAGGACAAGAACGATCCGTTCCGTCTGATGGGCTTCGGCCATCGCGTTTACAAAAACTACGATCCGCGCGCCAAGATCATGCAGAAAACCTGCCATGAAGTTCTTAGCGAACTTGGCATCAAGGACGATCCGCTTCTCGACGTCGCTCTCGAACTCGAAAAAATCGCTCTGACCGATGAATATTTCATCGAAAAGAAGCTTTATCCAAATATCGACTTCTATTCCGGTATCACACTGAAGGCTCTCGGCTTCCCAACCGAAATGTTTACGGTTCTGTTCGCCCTCGCCCGCACGGTCGGCTGGGTCGCTCAGTGGAAGGAAATGATCGAAGATCCACAGCAGAAGATTGGCCGTCCGCGCCAGCTTTATACTGGTGCACAAGAACGCGATTACGTGCCAGTCGCAAAGCGCAAGTAA